The genomic interval TCAAAATTCCTGAAGCCGTATGCGCGTCGCTGGATCAGTTTCATTTTCCAGTGGAATCCTTCGGTGATCCCGTTGCTTCGCGCAAAACGAAACATGCAGGCGACCTCTTCCCGCCAGCTGTACAGCGTTCGTCCCAGGGTTTTTAGCGGGGCAAACGGAGCCTGCTTCAATTGGGCTATCTTTTCAAGCAACTCCGCCACATGTTTACGGCAGGCTGTCTGATTGGTGCCTTTCACG from Paucidesulfovibrio gracilis DSM 16080 carries:
- a CDS encoding transposase, whose protein sequence is VKGTNQTACRKHVAELLEKIAQLKQAPFAPLKTLGRTLYSWREEVACMFRFARSNGITEGFHWKMKLIQRRAYGFRNFENYRLRVKVLCG